CCTAATGAGAAAATTCCAGCCCAAGTCACTAAGATCCAATTCAAAGCTCAAACCCCATGACTGAGTCCCAGAGCCACCTTGACCACTGACCACCATCGTCAGTGCAGTGGGTCCTCATAGTGTCACCTGAGCCTTGAAACTGGGGACAAATCTCCCCGAGGCAGCAGGAACGTGTCACTGATGAGTCGATCTGTCTTGGTGCCATCAGTAcgagcagctccagagcacgGCCGGCCGGCACGGGGACAACCTCCGCAACACCAAGATTGAGATCCAGGAGCTGACCAGGAATGTCCAGAGGCTGCGGGCTGAGATTGAGAACGTGAAGAAGCAGGTAGGGATTGGTTGATGTCTCAGGGATGAGATTTGAGGACATGAAGAAAGGAAGGGGCTGGTTGGTGTCTCAGGGGAGGATGGCAGCAGGTTGCATCACAAAACACCATGAGTGGGGCAGAAACCTTCTGTCACCCCAAGTTCACTTCATGCATATATTTATTTGCCTCTGGATTTCTCCTCTTGGGGGTCTGAGGACTGATCATTAGGGACAAAATGAGGTCTGAGAAAGCTCCCATTGTGCTCCCCAGAACCAACAGTTGCAGGCAGCCATTGCTGAGGCTGAGGAGAGGGGGGAGATGGCTCTCAAAGATGCCAGGTTGAAGCTGGAAGAGCTGGAGAGTGCCCTGCAGAAGGACAAGGAGGAGCTGGCTCGCCTGCTGAAGGAgtaccaggagctgctgaatgTCAAGATTGCACTGGACGTTGAGATCGCCATGTACAggaagctgctggagggagaggagaacaGGTAAACAACTAAGCTCTCATTGGGTGCTGTGATCTACAGCTGGAATATTAACTGAAATCCCAAACCAATTATTTGGGCTAAAGGGTAAATGTTGTGCTTGATACTTTGTGGGGTATTCTGGGGGTCAGGACCCTTAACTGGCTCCCTAGcggtggcagagctgctgccccatcTCAGCCACTGGTGAATTTTTAATGGATCTCAAATCTGGAGAAACCTCATTGTAAAGAGGAATTTCCAACCCCTTCCGTCCTCCAATCTTTCAGTGATTCCAAAGTGGTTTACGAGGGTGAACCAGGAAAATGATTGGACAGtcaaaacacaatttaaagTTTTTACAACCTCTCTTTTATTGGGTAATTAAAATGTCCAATTTCCTTCACAGGCTCTGCAACGACAGCATGGCCAACGTTAATGTCTGTAAGTATCTGCCCCCGGGTCCTTCAGAAAAAGCATCAGACTGTTTTATCAGAGACAGAGCCTGCAACTGGGGAACGGGAACATAACCTGTGCTTCTCTTCCAGCTGTGGTAGGCAGGACGACTGTctctggaggcagaggaggcaTGGGAGGAGGATTCGGAGGCAGCGGCATGGGAGGAGGATTCGGAGGCGGCAGCTGCGGAATGGGAGGAGGATTCGGAGGCGGCAGCGGCATGGGAGGAGGAATGGGAGGAGGCGGCATCTGCGGCatgggaggcagcagctttgGAGGAGGCAGCATGGGCggcagctgtgggatggggggAGGAATGTACTCCGGTGGCTTCTCCTCTGGAAGCGGAAGGATGTGCGGCTCTGGCGGGGGATCCTCCTCTGTGCGGAGATGCGTCACCACCACCTCGGTCAAATCTTCGGGAGTGAGATTCTGAGCCCCGAAGGTTGACAAGGAAAGAAGcacctcctctctccccctggcagcagcccagcctccTGAAGCCCAGCTCTGGTGTCCTGCAATGGGATGAACTGTGTCCCTCCCACCCAGCTTGTCTCAGACCCTGGTCCCACCCAGTGGTTTGGTGGTGATGCCGTGGGTGTGCTGGCCCCGAGAGCTGCCCgacaggaggggctgctctgccttccttGCTGTGTTGTACATTTCTTTTGGCAAATGTGTATAAAActcctctttcctcctctctcctcctgttctgtgtccctggggtgcTTCTGTGTGTGTCCATCCTGCTGTTCCCTTTGCAGGCCTTTGGGGTCAGGGTGGGTGTGGGACAAGTGGGACTCATCCCTTGGGGAGGGGGCatctcaggcagcagctggagggaggAGCTGGCCCAGGGTGGAGCTTCTGGGCAGCTTGGGAGCCCCAGGCATGCTGCCAGCACACCTTCCCTGGAGCTACAGCTTCCATTCCACTAGTTCCGGCTCTCAGTGACACCTGCGATGCCGCACACACACCTGGACTATTCCTAAGGAGAACAAAACTGTCATTCAGCGCCCAGCTCCCATGACACAGTGTAGTGTCCCCACCTCCCCCCCTCCTCTGTGGGCTGCCCTTCTTCCTCGAGATGTTTGCATTCCCAATAAATTGCAGAGAATATTCATGATTGTTGCGTTGTTgctttgggagctgctctgggcagggtgggagaggggtttttcccctgcctgtccctaTGTTTTGAGGGAGCAGATCAGTGGTGGGGATGGATCAGGGCAGGTGCCCCAGCTCAGATGATGTTCTTGACTCTCCCCTGGAGGCACAAGCCTATATCTGGAATGGTGGAGGTCTGGATCCTTCTGCTGAACAATGAGAAATAAGACCCCAGGTTGGAGACCTGGAATCATTGAATAATGGAATGGTTcggattggaagggaccataaagatCATTTAATTCCAACCCCTTGCCATgaacagggacaccttccactagatggAAGGTGTCGCACCCCTTGGACCAACCAATGAAATTAAGTTGCTCCTTCTAAGGTTCCtttgggatcatctccaggtGCAGGAGACTTTGACCTGCGTTAGGTGaaggaggtggcaccagtgttgCTGTGTGCAGTGGTGGGAGGGCAGGTGAATATGGATCAGGATGTTGGTGAGGCACCTGCCACTGGCTGCAGTCAGCCACAAACTCATCTGCCCCAGGATGAGCCATGATTCCAGCGTGGGAACACAATGGGCTGGGAAGGTGTGATTCATCCCCATCCATGAGCTCAGGTACCATCCTCTCCCTGAGAAGCCAATTAATTCCTCAGCGGCTCATCCTTGCTCcaagagcaggagggagagagatTTGGAGGACCTCAAGGTTTGAGTCTGGGAGGGGAGTCCAGAGTGTTTGATCTGAGCTGTGCTGCGGTTCCTCCACCACCTGGAGAGATCAAAGAGGCAGAAAATGCTGTCAGTGGTGGTTCAGGAATCCCACAACAGCCTCTGTGAGTTGCTGATGGTGCCAGAGTGGATCAGGAAGCTGCAGACTGAGGAAGAGGTCCAGGAAAGGCAACAGGGAATGACTACAGGCTTCTTGGAAGAGACAATTATACCACTGGAAGCCCAGCAGGAGGGTGCCAGGACTGGGGAACATGGCTGGGTTTGGCCCAACAAGAAGATGCTGAGAAGGCTCTGAGAGACTGGTGTTGTGCCAGGAGCACTTTGAGATTTGGCTTGGGGCAAGAGTCACCTGTTTTGGTGCTTAATTTTAACAGTTTGTTTCTTCTTAGCTTTAAAATCCAGAACACAGCATTGTAGTGCCATGTGAGGAGTTGTTGCAACACCTCTTCTGTGCAAGATCCATGATGGAAGTCCTTGGCTGGGTCAGATGCAAAGCTGGAGCGTGGCTTTGGTCTCCATCCATGTTTTCTGCCAAGTTCACATTTTCCCTGGTGTTGATCTTACCATGTTCAACTCCTTGTGTAAGAGATCTGAAGGATCAGTTTGGTGTTGAGTCTCACCTGAAGGAGGCTGAAGTGACTCCAGGTTTGGAATAATCTGCACATCTTGTCTGAAGATGTCAGAGTGACTCAGTCTGGGCGTCTTatctgcaggagctgagtgTGGTCAGCACCCAGGCATCTGGCTGACTTTGCAGATCTTCCTCCTTGCTGTGGAACCTCCTCGTGGGTATTCCAGTGAAGTGCTGGTGCCTTGATACCATGGGCTGGTttggcagctgggagggaggcCAGGAGAAGGGACAACCTGCTTTCTCCACCTAAACCCGAACCACTCTGCAGCTGCCCCGGCTGCTCGTCATGAGCAagtgagctgggctgcagggtggTCTGGAGAGCTTAAATGTCCATCTGGGGGCTGACCATGGAGAAACCAGCCCATCTTGATTGCAGCTGCTCTTGGAAAGGAGGGTGTCCCCTCCGTGCTGTGGGGGTGCTGTCcattctccagctgcaggaacacaCACCTGGGCAACCTTTGGCCAACCACTGGTCCCCCTCAAATCTGGATAACCTTGTCCCTCAAGGGTGGGACAATCCTTGGCCAACTCTTACCTGAATCCATTGAGAGGGGGATAATCTTGACCAGCCAGGAGCCAGGAGTGGGGCAACTCTCATTCAAGTGTTACTGAGCCCCCAGGAGTGGGATAACTCTTGGCCAACTGTTGAGTCTCCCAAGGGTGGGATAACCCGTGGCTGACCATTGACTCCCTCAAGGGGAATGTTCTCCTCTCCCTGTTCCAGGTTGACTGGGGAGCTCAGTACCCCTGTCCCAGTGACAGTCAAGGACATTTCTGTTTTTGATGCCTCTTGTTACCTTCAAACCATATTTAGTTGCCTAGATCTCACTGGGAACTCTGAAAATTCCTTCTCAAGTTCTGTGTTCATATACAGGTACTTTGAATGGCCTTAAATTCATGTTTCAAGGGCTAGAATGTgcattttctgcaattttttcatTACTTGTGCTGTTTTCTAGGAAAATGTGAACattcattttctatttaattcATTAAATTATTCAGGTATTTAATTGATAATATCCAGGTAGATAAAACCTTTAGAATGCCTCTTACATAGTATTTACAGACTTGGCTTCCTTTTAAactaaaatctacttttttttttaacacaatgatattatttgtattttctgtaattaattaaatttcatttacatgtaacacacacaaaaaaaaagggtttattTCAGAgacattttataaaatacatttctaaacTACATTCCTTTCccaataaaatatttggaagcAAAAGGTTATACTGTGCCTTGGGGGTTGTAACAGCTCCATTTCTCAGCAGGCTTTTCCACGTCAGTCATctcatttttggggaaaaaaaggtaattcAGAGGTTGTGGGATTCACCAGAGTAGCAGGAACCCCTTACCATTTCAAATTGTTCATCTGTCGCTCCTCTTCCATAgtgtttgtctgtctgtccctgacATTGTTGCCAAAGGGTTCCCAATGTGTCACTTCATTCTTCCTCAAGTTGTCATTCCCTGTCACCCTCAGAACATTGAGGAGAGTGGGATGATTCCAGTCATATTCTTCCCTCTGCTTCAGCATCATCCAAAGCCCCAGCTGGTTGTCCCAGATTTGCGGAGTTGCAAGTGGAGGGAATTCAGTCTACAGGCAGAAGACACTCCCACTGTAGTGACACCACATGCTCCAAGGAgatatttttcccctctatcaGGAGAATATGCTGAGTCTCCTCAAATTTTGGTGTCATGAATTCCCATTTAGGATTGGGAAACATCTCCTGAAACGCAAATGCAATTTAACATATAAAAAGGAGATTAAGGGTGTGTGTAAGGAATTGTGAAAGCCATATTATAGCTGGGATTTCATCAAAACTTTTGTCTTCTGTGGAGCTTTGATAGGGAGATCTTTATCTGAAATTATTGGGAGTCACTAATGAGGGCTGGATAGCCAATGAGGGGCTGCAGAAAAGGGGTTTATGAATAAAATTGATTTCCAAGATGTCATAAAGATACAAGAGTTCACTTAGTCATGGAAACGTGTCTCGAAGCTCTTTTTTTATTCACCTCTAGATTACAGGGTGTGTTTCTGGGAAGCCCCAAATATGGCAAAGCTCATGGAGAATCTGTCAACAACCCCGTGCTGATGAAAATACTAAATTGCTTTCCACCTTCACGCCCAAGCTGTCCCAGCCCACCTCCAGCAGCGGATAAAAGGGAATGCCCAAAGCTGCTGGAGCCACAGAAGACTCTACAGACTTCTTTCTGCCCTCATCAACTCTGTTGGTCTTTCTGCTCTTCTGGATTTTGATTCTGCTTGGAAGAAACCAGCCATGTCTCGTCAGTCTGTCTGCTTTGGAGTCGGTGGGAGAAAGGgattcagctcctgctctgctgtcgGTGGTGGATTTGGAGGCGGTGGTGGCCGGAGCAAGATCAGCTACAGCTCGTACTCCTCATCCCGGGGAGGAAGCGGAGGAGGACACTGTGGGGGGTTCAGTAGCCGGAGCCTCCATAGCACGGGGGGCAGCAGAAGGATTGCCATGGGCGGATGTTATGGCGGTGGTGGATATGGTGGCAGGATGGGTGGCCTTGGTGGGGGAATGAGCTGTGGAGGCATGGGTGGTGGTGGAATGGGTGGtggaggaatgggaatgggtGGCTTTGGTGGTGGAATGTGTGGTGGAATGGGTGGTGGAATGGGTGGTGGGGCAGGAATGGGTGGCTTTGGTGGTGGTATGGGCAGTGGGGGAATGGGTGGAATGGGTGGCTTTGGTGGTCCAGGCTTCTCTGGAGGCATCCAGCCGGTGCAAGTTGACCCCACCCTCCTGCGTCCGGTCCACGTTGAGATCGACCCCCAGATCCAGCAAGTCAAAAaccaggagaaggagcagatcAAGACCCTGAACAACCAGTTTGCCTCCTTCATTGACAAGGTGAGAGTTTAGGacggggtttttttggaggtgGAATGTCAAAAAACTTCCTTGGGCTATGGACTGGGAATTTTTTCACCTACGAACAGTTGTTGGAGTTGTCAGACCAATGCCTCAGCATCAAATTGTAATTAGTCAGGTTTACTTAATAAGTAACACCAAACAATAGAGGAGGTTTTGTGCTAATGGAAGATTAAAGAGAACATCTGCAGGATATTCCGGGGATTGGCTAGCCAAGGCACATCTGCAGTCTCATTTTGGGTGATTCAGGGCAAAGTCATGACTGTAAATTTAATTGTCCTAAGAGTTCTCATTGCTGGGATTTGCTTTTTGATGAAACTTTCTTCTCAAAGCCTGATTCTAGAAACTGCAGAGCATTAAACCCCTTTCCAATACTCttggattattttaatttcaaatagaagccaaagaaatagaaaattccTCCCAAGAGAATGCATTGGTGGTTAGGGAAtaaaaatttcagctttcttgACTACAGTGCTGGAAAGATGATGGCAAAGTCCAATCCTGATGCTATGGAAAATTGGGATGATGTCTTTACGGGGAACATTGCTTTGTCCCCAGGGGAGAAATTCAGAATGACTCAAAATTAATTGTCtaataacaaataaattaaataacgCTTCTCATGCACCTCAGGAGCTTGAGTGCCTGAATGAGACATAGATGGAGAATGATTCCCTGGGCTCCCAAATCTCCTAGGAGTGGGATGTCTCTCTGGTGAATGTCTCACACACGCTTTGTTGGCTGTAGGTCCgattcctggagcagcagaacaagGTGCTCTCCACCAagtgggagctgctccagcagcaaggGCCGTCGGGGCCCAGGAAGAACCTGGATGTGATCTTTGAGAACTACATCCAGAACCTGCGGAGGCAGCTGGAATCAATCCTGGGGCAGCGGGGCCAGCTGGAATCGGAGCTGCAGAACATGAGGCAGTACGTGGAGGAGTTCAAAACCAAGTGAGTGCGGGGACAGACAGGAAGGGACGAGGGAGAGAGCGGAGCTGATGCTGAGACCCCGTGGGTGGAGTGACCACTGCAGGGGAGCACCCCCAGGGGTCTCAGAGGGGGTCTCAGAGTCTCACCTCGTCCTGTCTCGCCACAGGTATGAGGAGGAGATCAACCGTCGCACGGCTGCTGAGAACGAGTTTGTGGTGCTGAAGAAGGTGAGTGTGGAAGACACCAGCAGGGATAGGGTGAGGGGGGACAGGAGGTAAAGACATGGGAAGGACTCAGCTCCAAGATGGGCAGAAGCCAATGGGAAGAGCCAACAGTTCTTGTGCGATGAAAGGAAGCCATGGTCTAATTCTGAGGTCTTCCCTTTAGGATGTGGACTGTGCCTACATGACCAAAGTTGAGTTGGAAGCCAAGGTGGGAGCTCTGACAGACGAAATCAACTTCCTGAGGTGCATCTACGAGGAGGTAGGAGCTCTCTCTTCCCCTTGGTGAAGTTTTAATGAGAGTGTGGTGACCAAAGTCACTGAGGTTGGACTGAGCGTCTTTGTGGATTTGATCTGGAGAGGTTGCCTGGAGCTACTCTCTTCTCTCCCCTCAAGAGATGGTGACTCTGACTCATGTCTTGGTTGCAGGAGCTGGCTCAGATGCAGACGATCAGCCGGGACCTGTCCGTGGTGGTGTCCATGGACAACAACCGGCACCTGGACCTGGACAGCATCATCGAGGAGGTCCGGCGCCAGTACGAGcagattgcccagagcagccgGGCTGAGGCTGAGGCCTGGTACCAGAGCCGGGTGAGTTGGGAAGAGTTCGAGGCTCCTGGGACAGTCCCCACTGTTTGAACCACCTGAGCTTTTGGTCTGCTTTGTTCCTCATGGTTGTCCTTGTCCCCACTTCTCCAGTATGAAGAGCTCCAGAACACTGCTGGAAAACATGGGGACAACCTCCGCAACACCAAGATGGAGATCCAGGAGCTGTCCAGGAATGTCCAGAGGCTGCGGGCTGAGATTGAGAATGTGAAGAAGCAGGTAGGGGACCATCAGCTCTTCCTTGGGTAACAGCTGTGTGCTGGGTCaagatggggctggggggtgagAAGGAAAGCAATCATCAAAATTCAAACCCTTTGGAGAAGATAGATTATGTCTGTCTGTTTTCCCCCTTGTTTGTGCCATGAAGATGCTCCAGTAGACAGTGGGCAAAAGGGATCTCACACACTGGTTTTCTCTTCCTCAGAACCAGCAGCTTCAGGCAGCCATCGCTGAGGCTGAGGAGAGGGGCGAGATGGCCATCAAGGATGCCAGGAGGAAGCTGGAAGAGCTGGAATGTGCCCTCAACAAGGACAAGGAGGAGCTGGCTCGCCTGCTCAAGGAgtaccaggagctgctgaacaCCAAAATTGCACTGGATGTTGAGATTGCCATGTACAGGAAGCTcctggagggagaggagaacaGGTACCTAATTGGGTAAAACCTCTGAACCCACACTAAAGATTGATTTTGTGCCATTCACGCTCTAATTCCCAAGTATATATTAATTATGTTAGGCTTAAACATACTTGAGTGGGTTTTCCATCTTAAAAGAATGTTGCTTGTTTCTCTAAAGAATAAttggaaaattctgaaaaaaatttgaataggttgctcatttttttaaagaataattgAGAAACATAAACTTgtacaagaaaaggaaattctcAGCTGAAGAGTCGTGCACTTCCCAGTGGAATAACTGGTCCCATTTTCCCTCACAGGCTGTGCAACGACAGTATGTCCAACGTCAATGTCTGTAAGTATCTGCCCTGGGGTCCTTCAGAAGTGGTACAACTTGTTCTTTTGGGCAACAGGTGAGTAACTTGTGCTTCTCTTCCAGCTGTGGTAGGCAAGACGACTGTctctggaggcagaggaggcaTGGGAGGAGGATTCGGAGGCAGCGGCATGGGAGGAGGATTCGGAGGCGGCAGCTGCGGAATGGGAGGAGGATTTGGAGGCGGCAGCGGCATGGGAGGAGGAATGGGAGGAGGCGGCATCTGcggaggaggcagcagctttgGAGGAGGCAGCATGGGCggcagctgtgggatggggggAGGAATGTACTCCGGTGGCTTCTCCTCTGGAAGCGGAAGGATGTGCGGCTCTGGCGGGGGATCCTCCTCTGTGCGGAGATGCGTCACCACCACCTCGGTCAAATCTTCGGGAGTGAGATTCTGAGCCCCGAAGGTTGACAAGGAAAGAAGcacctcctctctccccctggcagcagcccagcctccTGAAGCCCAGCTCTGGTGTCCTGCAATGGGATGAACTGTGTCCCTCCCACCCAGCTTGTCCCAGACCCTGGTCCCACCCGGCGGTTTGGTGGTGATGCCGTGGGTGTGCTGGCCCCGAGAGCTGCCCgacaggaggggctgctctgccttccttGCTGTGTTGTACATTTCTTTTGGCAAATGTGTATAAAactcctcttttctcctctctcctcctgttctgagtccccagctcccttcctctgtgtgtgtgtcttgcCCTCCTTCCCTGGGATGTTGCCATTCCCAATAAATTGCAGAGAACATTCATGATGTTGTTGTGTTGATGCTTCGGGAGCCACTCTGGGCAGGGCGGTTCATGCTTTGGGAAGCAGCTCGTTGTGAAGCTGGGAGGGTCATTCTTTGCTCAGTGTGTCTACCTGTGCTTTGATGGAGGTGAACAGGTGGGAGGGACCAGGGCAGCCATCACAGCTCAAGTGATGATTGACTCTCACCTGAGGGCACAAATCCGCATGCTGGGTGCTGGATGCTCAGTTCACACAACACTCAGTAACTGAGGCAGCAGAAGACCAAACTGAGGAATACAGGAGCCTGCTCAATTCTTAGGCATCTCCTGACACAGCGAATCATACAGTTCATCCCTGGAATCCTGTAGAGTTACTCCCACAGCAGATTTCTGCAATTGATGGGTCTGGAAAGCTCCAGCACAAAGAGTTCCAGTATCTTCCCAGTCATTGAGCTAATACAAGCTGCCCTGCCCCAGTTTTTTGGGCTCAGCTTTAGGCACACAGAGGCAATCAGTGCCTCAGTGCCCATGTCACATCTCTCCAGATGTGGCAACACTCCGATTCCTGAAGCTCTAGGAAATAGACTTTCTCAATCCCTCTTGGATTTTAGAAGCTCTGCAAAGGGTCTGCCAAAACCTGTGTCCTGGGATTTGGTCAGGaacattcccagtgccctgttTCCAGACCAGTAGAGACCCACAGGGGCTGATGGATAATGagaatcagcagcagcaggtgggagCCAACCCTGGATTAGAGTCATCTGAGTTTTCTGCCTCTGAGTGGTCTTTGAGTTGTGATGAGGGCGTGGCAGGGTAGGAGCCCCTTGGGTGGGGGAGCTGGTGAACATGGATCACAATGAATCAGGATGTTGGTTAAGCACCTGCCTCTGGTGCACacctgggctgtgggatggccAGGTGGGATGCACAGCTTGGCACCCAGAGAGTAGGGGGAGCACCGGAGAGCCACGTAGCATCCCTGACCAGCCATGGGAACACAATGGGCTGGGAAGGTGTGATTCATCCCCATCCATGAGCTCAGGTACCATCCTCTCCCTGAGAAGCCAATTAATTCCCCAGCAGCTCATCCTTGCTCCAAGAGCAGGACAGATCTGGAGGAGC
The Zonotrichia leucophrys gambelii isolate GWCS_2022_RI chromosome 29, RI_Zleu_2.0, whole genome shotgun sequence DNA segment above includes these coding regions:
- the LOC135459175 gene encoding keratin, type II cytoskeletal 3-like gives rise to the protein MSRQSVCFGVGGRKGFSSCSAVGGGFGGGGGRSKISYSSYSSSRGGSGGGHCGGFSSRSLHSTGGSRRIAMGGCYGGGGYGGRMGGLGGGMSCGGMGGGGMGGGGMGMGGFGGGMCGGMGGGMGGGAGMGGFGGGMGSGGMGGMGGFGGPGFSGGIQPVQVDPTLLRPVHVEIDPQIQQVKNQEKEQIKTLNNQFASFIDKVRFLEQQNKVLSTKWELLQQQGPSGPRKNLDVIFENYIQNLRRQLESILGQRGQLESELQNMRQYVEEFKTKYEEEINRRTAAENEFVVLKKDVDCAYMTKVELEAKVGALTDEINFLRCIYEEELAQMQTISRDLSVVVSMDNNRHLDLDSIIEEVRRQYEQIAQSSRAEAEAWYQSRYEELQNTAGKHGDNLRNTKMEIQELSRNVQRLRAEIENVKKQNQQLQAAIAEAEERGEMAIKDARRKLEELECALNKDKEELARLLKEYQELLNTKIALDVEIAMYRKLLEGEENRLCNDSMSNVNVSVVGKTTVSGGRGGMGGGFGGSGMGGGFGGGSCGMGGGFGGGSGMGGGMGGGGICGGGSSFGGGSMGGSCGMGGGMYSGGFSSGSGRMCGSGGGSSSVRRCVTTTSVKSSGVRF